One Nocardioides luti DNA window includes the following coding sequences:
- a CDS encoding RluA family pseudouridine synthase, whose protein sequence is MARMFGLSRTRAAELIAEGHVQVDGSGVGKSDRVLPGAVVDVTIPTLVDPLVVVPEIVEGIKIIHDDDSIVVIDKPVGVAVHPSPGWSGPTVVGHLVGAGFRIATSGASERQGIVQRLDVGTSGVMVICKSERAYSLLKNAFRHRTVDKTYHALVQGHPDPHEGTVDAPIGRHPKYDYKFAVMADGRASVTHYETLEAHRFASLLEVRLETGRTHQIRVHMAALKHPCVGDLTYGADPTLAKRVGLERQWLHAVRLGFEHPETGEQVEYSSTYPDDLAAALEVVRESH, encoded by the coding sequence ATGGCGCGGATGTTCGGGCTCTCGCGCACCCGGGCCGCCGAGCTCATCGCCGAGGGCCACGTCCAGGTCGACGGCTCCGGTGTCGGCAAGAGCGACCGGGTGCTGCCCGGTGCCGTCGTCGACGTCACGATCCCGACGCTGGTCGACCCGCTCGTCGTCGTCCCGGAGATCGTCGAGGGCATCAAGATCATCCACGACGACGACTCCATCGTCGTGATCGACAAGCCCGTCGGCGTGGCCGTGCACCCCTCGCCCGGCTGGTCGGGGCCGACCGTCGTGGGGCACCTGGTCGGGGCCGGCTTCCGGATCGCCACCAGCGGCGCCTCCGAGCGTCAGGGCATCGTCCAGCGCCTCGACGTCGGCACGTCCGGAGTGATGGTGATCTGCAAGTCCGAGCGGGCCTACTCGCTGCTCAAGAACGCCTTCCGGCACCGGACGGTCGACAAGACCTACCACGCGCTGGTGCAGGGCCACCCGGACCCGCACGAGGGCACGGTGGACGCCCCGATCGGCCGCCACCCGAAGTACGACTACAAGTTCGCCGTGATGGCCGACGGTCGCGCCAGCGTCACGCACTACGAGACGCTCGAGGCGCACCGCTTCGCCAGCCTGCTGGAGGTCCGCCTCGAGACCGGCCGCACGCACCAGATCCGCGTGCACATGGCGGCGCTCAAGCACCCCTGCGTCGGCGACCTGACCTATGGCGCCGACCCGACGCTCGCGAAGCGGGTCGGGCTCGAGCGGCAGTGGCTGCACGCCGTACGCCTCGGCTTCGAGCACCCCGAGACCGGCGAGCAGGTCGAGTACTCCTCGACCTACCCCGACGACCTGGCCGCGGCCCTCGAGGTCGTCCGCGAGTCGCACTGA
- a CDS encoding LON peptidase substrate-binding domain-containing protein — MSDALPMFPLNAVLFPGVSVPLTVFEDRYRALVHHLLRVSNPEERVFGSVGIREGYEVGDHGAQSLFRVGCRVQLTEVESHPDGTFDIVAVGLERIELERLETTGTFPVGHVVDRPEAPAYVPDEVLDAARATFTAYRMALTDIRSDPYTGSLPKDPTYLSWTLAAVAPLPLQERQALLEAEDATTRLTMVTDLLRSELRAMNVIPSLPATEVARTRWSPN, encoded by the coding sequence GTGAGCGACGCCCTGCCGATGTTCCCGCTGAACGCGGTGCTGTTCCCCGGCGTGAGCGTGCCGCTGACGGTCTTCGAGGACCGCTACCGCGCGCTGGTCCACCATCTGCTCCGGGTGAGCAACCCCGAGGAGCGGGTGTTCGGCTCGGTGGGCATCCGCGAGGGCTACGAGGTGGGCGACCACGGCGCGCAGTCGCTGTTCCGGGTCGGGTGCCGGGTCCAGCTCACCGAGGTCGAGTCGCACCCGGACGGCACCTTCGACATCGTGGCGGTGGGCCTGGAGCGGATCGAGCTCGAGCGCCTCGAGACGACCGGCACCTTCCCGGTCGGGCACGTGGTCGACCGGCCCGAGGCACCGGCGTACGTCCCGGACGAGGTGCTGGACGCGGCGCGCGCCACCTTCACGGCGTACCGCATGGCGCTGACCGACATCCGCAGCGACCCCTACACCGGCAGCCTGCCCAAGGACCCGACCTACCTCTCGTGGACGCTGGCCGCGGTGGCACCGCTCCCCCTGCAGGAGCGGCAGGCGCTGCTCGAGGCCGAGGACGCGACGACCCGCCTCACGATGGTCACCGACCTGCTCCGCTCCGAGCTCCGCGCGATGAACGTCATCCCGTCGCTGCCCGCGACCGAGGTGGCCCGGACCCGCTGGTCCCCCAACTAG
- a CDS encoding GNAT family N-acetyltransferase gives MDELVLRPAGPADLPDVAALHLRARAAAVPAMPPGVHGDDEVRAWVAGWDLADQDVWVAEADGVALGYARVHGDWLDDLYVAPEAAGAGIGSALLDLVKGLRPAGFCLWVFESNAPARGFYERRGLVDLERTDGSANEERAPDIRMAWPGADPLTFLRGLIDDVDEQLGDLLARRAALTRAVQPLKGGPWRDPAREREIAVQMAVRAPALGADRLGRIVDAIVTESLDAASDG, from the coding sequence ATGGACGAGCTGGTGCTGCGCCCGGCCGGTCCCGCCGACCTGCCGGACGTCGCGGCCCTGCACCTGCGGGCGCGGGCGGCGGCGGTGCCGGCGATGCCGCCCGGCGTGCACGGCGACGACGAGGTGCGCGCCTGGGTCGCCGGGTGGGACCTGGCCGACCAGGACGTCTGGGTCGCCGAGGCCGACGGCGTGGCGCTCGGCTACGCCCGCGTGCACGGCGACTGGCTCGACGACCTGTACGTCGCCCCCGAGGCGGCCGGTGCCGGGATCGGCAGCGCCCTGCTCGACCTGGTCAAGGGGCTGCGGCCCGCCGGCTTCTGCCTGTGGGTCTTCGAGAGCAACGCGCCGGCCCGGGGGTTCTACGAGCGCCGCGGCCTGGTCGACCTGGAGCGCACCGACGGCTCGGCCAACGAGGAGCGTGCGCCGGACATCCGGATGGCCTGGCCGGGCGCCGACCCGCTGACCTTCCTGCGCGGGCTGATCGACGACGTCGACGAGCAGCTGGGCGACCTGCTGGCGCGTCGTGCGGCGCTCACCCGCGCCGTGCAGCCGCTCAAGGGCGGCCCCTGGCGCGACCCGGCGCGGGAGCGCGAGATCGCCGTCCAGATGGCCGTGCGGGCGCCCGCGCTCGGGGCCGACCGGCTCGGCCGGATCGTCGACGCGATCGTCACCGAGAGCCTCGACGCGGCCTCCGACGGCTGA
- the ybaK gene encoding Cys-tRNA(Pro) deacylase: MAKKSGGGTPATVALTKAGIAFTLHAYEHDPRAASFGLEAAEALGVAPERVLKTLLASLDGRLVVGIVPVTGQLDLKALARALGGSKAVMADQAAAERATGYVVGGISPLGQKRPHPTVVDSSALDHPTVYVSGGRRGLDLEIAPADLVRATGAVTDRIGR; the protein is encoded by the coding sequence ATGGCGAAGAAGTCGGGTGGGGGTACGCCGGCCACGGTCGCGCTGACCAAGGCCGGGATCGCCTTCACCCTGCACGCCTACGAGCACGACCCCCGCGCCGCGTCGTTCGGCCTCGAGGCGGCCGAGGCGCTCGGCGTCGCCCCCGAGCGGGTGCTCAAGACCCTCCTGGCCTCGCTCGACGGCCGGCTCGTCGTCGGCATCGTCCCGGTCACCGGCCAGCTGGACCTCAAGGCCCTGGCTCGCGCGCTCGGCGGCTCGAAGGCGGTGATGGCCGACCAGGCGGCCGCCGAGCGGGCCACGGGGTACGTCGTCGGCGGCATCTCGCCGCTCGGCCAGAAGCGCCCGCACCCGACCGTGGTCGACAGCAGCGCCCTCGACCACCCGACGGTCTACGTGTCGGGTGGTCGACGCGGCCTGGACCTGGAGATCGCCCCGGCCGACCTGGTCCGCGCCACCGGGGCGGTCACGGACCGGATCGGCCGGTAG
- the dnaE gene encoding DNA polymerase III subunit alpha: protein MATDSFVHLHVHTEYSMLDGAARLGALTERAAELGMPAVAMTDHGNVFGAYEFYRKAKQAGVKPIIGIEAYFAPNISRFERKGVNFYGGGPDDVSNRGAYTHMTLLSESTEGMHNLFRLSTGAWRDGFFKHPRMDRELLAQHSRGIIGTTGCPSGEVQVHLRHGQYDAARQVASDFQDILGRENYFLELMDHGLDIETRVRDGLLRLAKDLQIPLLATNDSHYVDQADAKSQEHLLCINSGSTMDIPAGDGPGQRFAFNGDGYYLKSAAEMRDLWRDHPEACDNTLLIAERCDVSFTEGNGTFMPRFPCPPGENEDSWLVKEVEKGLRFRYPNGIPDAVRKQADFEVGVITQMGFPGYFLVVADFINWAKDNGIRVGPGRGSGAGSMVAYAMRITDLDPLVHGLIFERFLNPDRVSMPDFDIDFDERRRGEVIRYVTEKYGDDRVSMIVTYGTIKAKQAVKDSSRILGYPFAMGDRITKAMPASVMGKDVPLKEIFDPAHKRFGEGGEFRALYDGDNDVQRVVDTAIGIEGLKRQWGVHAAGVIMSSEPLLDIIPMLKRPADGVMITQFDYPTCEALGLIKMDFLGLRNLTVLDDAVKNIKANRGEDVVLEDLPLTDEATYKLLQRGDTLGVFQLDGGPMRALLRSMRPDTFEDISAVGALYRPGPMGADSHNKYARRKTGREPVEALHPELAEALEDVLGETYGLIVYQEQVMAIAQKLAGYTLGQADILRRAMGKKKKEELDKQFAGFSAGMSERGYSAGAIKALWDTLLPFSDYAFNKAHSAAYGLVSYWTAYLKANYPAEYMAALLTSTKDDKDKSAIYLNECRRMKIQVLPPDVNESSSNFTPVGNDVRFGLTAIRNVGGNVVDGIVAARAEKGRYLDFNDFMEKVPPVVCNKRVIESLVKAGAFDDMKHKRRALVAIHESAVDQYIDIKRNEAIGQDSLFGGLDDDAGGGFGISVTIPEIDEWDKMTLLGHERDMLGLYVSDHPLLGLEHVLSNGTDCTIGQLMLDEERSDGSPITISGLVTSVQRKITKRGDAWAMITLEDLDGAIDVLLFPSSYQLASTHLVEDAILTVKGRLSKSKDQPEIHGQEVSVPDLSEGPSGPVVISLPSTRCTGPVVEQLRDVLGTHPGMTEVQLRLLTRHATTVMKLDDRLRVTPSPALFADLKQLLGPGCLTS from the coding sequence ATGGCCACCGACTCCTTCGTCCACCTCCACGTGCACACCGAGTACTCCATGCTCGACGGGGCGGCTCGGCTCGGGGCGTTGACGGAGCGGGCCGCGGAGCTCGGCATGCCGGCCGTGGCGATGACCGACCACGGCAACGTGTTCGGGGCCTACGAGTTCTACCGCAAGGCCAAGCAGGCCGGGGTCAAGCCGATCATCGGCATCGAGGCGTACTTCGCCCCCAACATCTCGCGCTTCGAGCGCAAGGGCGTCAACTTCTACGGCGGCGGTCCCGACGACGTCTCGAACCGCGGCGCCTACACCCACATGACGCTCCTGTCGGAGTCGACCGAGGGGATGCACAACCTCTTCCGGCTCTCCACGGGCGCCTGGCGCGACGGCTTCTTCAAGCACCCCCGCATGGACCGCGAGCTGCTCGCGCAGCACAGCCGCGGGATCATCGGCACCACCGGCTGCCCCTCCGGCGAGGTGCAGGTGCACCTGCGTCACGGGCAGTACGACGCCGCCCGCCAGGTCGCGTCCGACTTCCAGGACATCCTCGGCCGGGAGAACTACTTCCTCGAGCTGATGGACCACGGCCTCGACATCGAGACCCGGGTGCGCGACGGGCTGCTGCGGCTCGCGAAGGACCTGCAGATCCCGCTGCTCGCGACCAACGACTCCCACTACGTCGACCAGGCGGACGCGAAGTCGCAGGAGCACCTGCTCTGCATCAACTCCGGCAGCACCATGGACATCCCCGCCGGCGACGGCCCCGGCCAGCGGTTCGCGTTCAACGGCGACGGCTACTACCTCAAGTCCGCGGCCGAGATGCGCGACCTGTGGCGCGACCACCCCGAGGCCTGCGACAACACCCTCCTGATCGCCGAGCGCTGCGACGTCTCGTTCACCGAGGGCAACGGCACCTTCATGCCGCGCTTCCCCTGCCCGCCCGGCGAGAACGAGGACTCCTGGCTGGTCAAGGAGGTCGAGAAGGGGCTGCGCTTCCGCTACCCCAACGGCATCCCCGACGCCGTCCGCAAGCAGGCCGACTTCGAGGTCGGCGTCATCACCCAGATGGGCTTCCCGGGCTACTTCCTCGTCGTCGCCGACTTCATCAACTGGGCCAAGGACAACGGCATCCGGGTCGGCCCGGGCCGCGGCTCCGGTGCGGGCTCGATGGTCGCCTACGCGATGCGGATCACCGACCTGGACCCGCTGGTCCACGGCCTGATCTTCGAGCGGTTCCTCAACCCCGACCGCGTCTCGATGCCCGACTTCGACATCGACTTCGACGAGCGCCGTCGCGGCGAGGTGATCCGCTACGTCACCGAGAAGTACGGCGACGACCGGGTCTCGATGATCGTCACCTACGGCACCATCAAGGCCAAGCAGGCGGTCAAGGACTCCTCGCGGATCCTCGGCTACCCCTTCGCGATGGGGGACCGGATCACCAAGGCGATGCCGGCCTCGGTGATGGGCAAGGACGTCCCGCTCAAGGAGATCTTCGACCCGGCGCACAAGCGCTTCGGCGAGGGCGGCGAGTTCCGCGCGCTGTACGACGGCGACAACGACGTCCAGCGCGTCGTCGACACCGCCATCGGCATCGAGGGGCTCAAGCGCCAGTGGGGCGTGCACGCCGCCGGCGTGATCATGTCCAGCGAGCCGCTGCTCGACATCATCCCGATGCTCAAGCGCCCGGCCGACGGCGTGATGATCACGCAGTTCGACTACCCGACCTGCGAGGCCCTCGGGCTGATCAAGATGGACTTCCTGGGGCTGCGCAACCTCACGGTCCTCGACGACGCGGTCAAGAACATCAAGGCCAACCGCGGCGAGGACGTCGTCCTCGAGGACCTCCCGCTCACCGACGAGGCGACGTACAAGCTGCTCCAGCGCGGCGACACGCTCGGCGTCTTCCAGCTCGACGGCGGCCCGATGCGGGCGCTGCTGCGCTCGATGCGGCCCGACACCTTCGAGGACATCTCCGCCGTGGGCGCGCTCTACCGCCCCGGCCCGATGGGCGCCGACTCCCACAACAAGTACGCCCGCCGCAAGACCGGCCGCGAGCCGGTGGAGGCGCTGCACCCGGAGCTGGCCGAGGCCCTCGAGGACGTGCTCGGCGAGACCTACGGGCTGATCGTCTACCAGGAGCAGGTGATGGCGATCGCCCAGAAGCTCGCCGGCTACACGCTGGGCCAGGCGGACATCCTGCGGCGCGCGATGGGCAAGAAGAAGAAGGAGGAGCTGGACAAGCAGTTCGCCGGCTTCTCCGCGGGGATGTCCGAGCGCGGCTACTCCGCCGGCGCGATCAAGGCGCTGTGGGACACCCTGCTCCCGTTCTCCGACTACGCCTTCAACAAGGCCCACTCCGCGGCGTACGGCCTGGTCTCCTACTGGACGGCCTACCTCAAGGCGAACTACCCCGCCGAGTACATGGCCGCCCTCCTCACCTCGACCAAGGACGACAAGGACAAGTCGGCGATCTACCTCAACGAGTGCCGCCGGATGAAGATCCAGGTGCTCCCGCCCGACGTCAACGAGTCGTCGTCCAACTTCACCCCGGTCGGCAACGACGTCCGCTTCGGGCTCACCGCCATCCGCAACGTCGGCGGCAACGTCGTCGACGGGATCGTGGCGGCGCGGGCCGAGAAGGGCCGCTACCTAGACTTCAACGACTTCATGGAGAAGGTCCCGCCGGTCGTCTGCAACAAGCGGGTCATCGAGTCGCTGGTGAAGGCCGGTGCGTTCGACGACATGAAGCACAAGCGGCGCGCGCTGGTCGCGATCCACGAGAGCGCCGTCGACCAGTACATCGACATCAAGCGCAACGAGGCGATCGGGCAGGACTCCCTCTTCGGCGGCCTCGACGACGACGCCGGTGGCGGCTTCGGCATCTCGGTGACGATCCCCGAGATCGACGAGTGGGACAAGATGACCCTCCTGGGCCACGAGCGCGACATGCTCGGGCTCTACGTCTCCGACCACCCGCTGCTGGGCCTCGAGCACGTGCTCTCCAACGGCACCGACTGCACCATCGGCCAGCTGATGCTGGACGAGGAGCGCTCGGACGGCTCGCCGATCACGATCAGCGGGCTGGTCACCTCGGTGCAGCGCAAGATCACCAAGCGCGGCGACGCCTGGGCGATGATCACGCTCGAGGACCTCGACGGCGCGATCGACGTGCTGCTCTTCCCCAGCTCCTACCAGCTGGCCAGCACCCACCTGGTCGAGGACGCGATCCTCACCGTCAAGGGCCGGCTCTCCAAGAGCAAGGACCAGCCCGAGATCCACGGCCAGGAGGTCTCGGTCCCCGACCTGTCGGAGGGCCCGTCCGGGCCGGTCGTGATCAGCCTGCCGTCGACGCGGTGCACCGGCCCGGTCGTCGAGCAGCTGCGCGACGTGCTGGGCACCCACCCCGGCATGACCGAGGTCCAGCTGCGGCTGCTGACCCGGCACGCCACGACCGTGATGAAGCTCGACGACCGGCTGCGCGTCACACCCAGCCCGGCGCTCTTCGCCGACCTCAAGCAGCTGCTCGGGCCCGGATGTCTGACCAGCTGA
- the hisD gene encoding histidinol dehydrogenase has protein sequence MIRRIDLRGAAGDPAAPVDYREAVPRADFDVEAAVPAVHAICEEVRTRGLDAIRDFSERFDGCVVDDIRVAPETIRQALEQLDPDILAGLEESIRRLRATCAAELEHDVVTDLGPGARVTHRKVPVDRVGLYVPGGLAPLVSSVLMNVVPAQTAGVRSIALASPPQRDFGGLPHPTILAACALLGIDEVYAVGGAQAIAMFAYGVGPCRRVDLVTGPGNIYVVTAKRLLKGQVGIDSEAGPTEIAILADDTADPAYVAADLISQAEHDPLAASVLVTTSEELAAAVDVELDKQVFATRHTERIRTSLGGQQSGIVLVDDLEQGLDVVNAYAAEHLEIHTEDAAAWAARVRNAGAVFVGPHAPVSLGDYCAGSNHVLPSAGCACHSSGLSVRAFTKSVHVIDYSREGLAEVADHVVTLAEAEDLPGHGAAIRVRFDS, from the coding sequence ATGATCCGCCGCATCGACCTCCGTGGCGCAGCCGGTGACCCCGCTGCGCCCGTCGACTACCGCGAAGCCGTGCCGCGTGCCGACTTCGACGTCGAGGCGGCGGTCCCGGCGGTGCATGCGATCTGCGAGGAGGTCCGCACCCGCGGGCTCGACGCGATCCGCGACTTCTCCGAGCGCTTCGACGGCTGCGTCGTCGACGACATCCGGGTGGCTCCGGAGACGATCCGGCAGGCGCTCGAGCAGCTCGACCCCGACATCCTGGCCGGGCTGGAGGAGTCGATCCGTCGGCTGCGCGCCACCTGCGCGGCCGAGCTGGAGCACGACGTCGTCACCGACCTCGGCCCCGGCGCCCGGGTGACCCACCGCAAGGTGCCGGTCGACCGGGTCGGCCTCTACGTGCCCGGCGGCCTCGCGCCGCTGGTCTCCAGCGTGCTGATGAACGTCGTCCCGGCGCAGACGGCCGGCGTGCGCTCGATCGCGCTCGCGTCACCCCCGCAGAGGGACTTCGGGGGCCTGCCGCACCCGACGATCCTCGCGGCGTGCGCGCTGCTCGGCATCGACGAGGTGTACGCCGTCGGTGGCGCCCAGGCGATCGCGATGTTCGCCTACGGCGTCGGCCCGTGCCGCCGCGTCGACCTGGTCACCGGGCCGGGCAACATCTACGTCGTGACCGCCAAGCGCCTGCTCAAGGGCCAGGTCGGCATCGACTCCGAGGCCGGCCCGACGGAGATCGCGATCCTCGCGGACGACACCGCCGACCCGGCGTACGTCGCCGCCGACCTGATCAGCCAGGCCGAGCACGACCCGCTGGCCGCCTCGGTCCTGGTCACGACCTCGGAGGAGCTCGCCGCCGCGGTCGACGTCGAGCTCGACAAGCAGGTCTTCGCGACCAGGCACACCGAGCGGATCCGCACCTCGCTCGGCGGCCAGCAGTCCGGCATCGTCCTGGTCGACGACCTCGAGCAGGGCCTCGACGTCGTCAACGCCTACGCCGCCGAGCACCTCGAGATCCACACCGAGGACGCCGCAGCCTGGGCCGCCCGGGTGCGCAACGCCGGGGCGGTCTTCGTCGGCCCGCACGCGCCGGTCTCGCTCGGGGACTACTGCGCGGGCTCGAACCACGTCCTGCCCTCGGCCGGCTGCGCCTGCCACTCGTCGGGGCTGTCGGTGCGCGCGTTCACCAAGTCGGTGCACGTCATCGACTACTCCCGCGAGGGCCTCGCCGAGGTCGCCGACCACGTCGTCACGCTCGCCGAGGCCGAGGACCTGCCCGGTCACGGCGCCGCGATCCGCGTCCGGTTCGACTCCTAG
- a CDS encoding TraR/DksA family transcriptional regulator, whose product MARSTRKSLAGQAASAARKVISRRSATADEAPAKKAATTKAAPAKKAPAKKAAAKKAAPAAKAPAKKAPAKKAPATKAPAKKAAPAATKPPATKAPAKKAPATKAAPAAKAPAKKAPATKAAAKKTAPAPSTPTKKAAPVKKATPARKSAATTPANLVVKEGEGAWTKAELKEVLDELQEQREHSSEIIAKQETELSGLMRDAGDGAGHDQADMGATSFERDHELTVLSNERDKLAQIERALARIDDGTYGVCESCGNPIGKMRVMAFPRATLCMTCKQREERR is encoded by the coding sequence ATGGCTCGCAGCACACGCAAGTCGCTCGCCGGACAGGCGGCCTCCGCCGCCCGCAAGGTGATCTCCCGCCGCTCCGCCACGGCCGACGAGGCCCCGGCCAAGAAGGCCGCCACGACCAAGGCCGCACCCGCGAAGAAGGCGCCCGCCAAGAAGGCCGCGGCGAAGAAGGCGGCCCCGGCCGCCAAGGCTCCCGCGAAGAAGGCCCCGGCGAAGAAGGCCCCGGCGACGAAGGCCCCGGCGAAGAAGGCGGCTCCGGCCGCCACCAAGCCTCCCGCCACGAAGGCGCCCGCGAAGAAGGCCCCCGCCACGAAGGCGGCCCCGGCCGCCAAGGCGCCGGCGAAGAAGGCCCCGGCCACGAAGGCCGCCGCGAAGAAGACCGCTCCCGCCCCCTCCACCCCCACGAAGAAGGCAGCACCTGTGAAGAAGGCCACCCCGGCCCGCAAGTCCGCGGCCACGACGCCCGCCAACCTGGTCGTCAAGGAGGGCGAGGGCGCCTGGACCAAGGCCGAGCTCAAGGAGGTCCTCGACGAGCTCCAGGAGCAGCGCGAGCACAGCAGCGAGATCATTGCGAAGCAGGAGACCGAGCTCTCCGGCCTGATGCGCGACGCCGGTGACGGCGCCGGTCACGACCAGGCGGACATGGGCGCGACCAGCTTCGAGCGCGACCACGAGCTGACCGTGCTGAGCAACGAGCGCGACAAGCTGGCCCAGATCGAGCGGGCCCTCGCGCGCATCGACGACGGCACGTACGGCGTGTGCGAGTCGTGTGGCAACCCCATCGGGAAGATGCGGGTCATGGCCTTCCCGCGTGCCACACTGTGCATGACATGCAAGCAGCGCGAGGAACGTCGCTGA
- a CDS encoding DUF3352 domain-containing protein produces MSSTTPPTGSGPTGSGPVGPGPTGPPPTGPGQPEYLTQGGGAPWQPGAEPRTGGGGRKALIGGGALVGLALVGGGIWAATSFFGSGPQPAEALPDTTLGYVSVDLDPSGGQKIEAIRTLRKFPAFKDQIGLDTEDDLREKIFEQVQEGDACPDLDYADDIEPWLGDRAAVAAVDTGQEQPVPVFVVQVKDADQADAGLKKIQACAGGGDDSVGGSSDSAGTGTGGWAIEGDWAVVAETEEIAQGVADDAADASLADDEDYRKWTDEVGDAGIVNMYAAPAAGAFLAENLGGLGMLTGASSMSSCAASADGETACDDTGSSTAAPSQVTDALKDFKGAAATIRFADGALELEVAGDPGFQQTGLYASDQGDDVLATLPEDTAAALGVGLQDGWFGEALDQVASYSGGETSADELLAQLSEQSGLDLPDDAETLAGESFAVGISSDFDPEAFANGSGLSELPIAAKVKGDPAAIDDVLDKVRPQLGADEQGTLDLDADGDVAAIGPNADYRAKVLADGGLGDSEVFQDVVPDADRASAILFVNFDAGDGWLVNLVGDDQEVADNLEPLSGFGISSWLEDDAAHALVRITTN; encoded by the coding sequence ATGTCCAGCACCACGCCGCCCACCGGCTCCGGACCCACGGGCTCCGGGCCCGTCGGTCCCGGTCCCACCGGCCCGCCGCCCACCGGCCCGGGCCAGCCCGAGTACCTCACCCAGGGTGGTGGCGCCCCCTGGCAGCCGGGCGCCGAGCCCCGCACCGGCGGCGGTGGCCGCAAGGCCCTGATCGGTGGTGGCGCGCTCGTGGGGCTGGCGCTGGTCGGCGGCGGCATCTGGGCCGCGACCTCCTTCTTCGGCTCCGGGCCACAGCCCGCCGAGGCGCTGCCCGACACGACCCTGGGCTACGTCAGCGTCGACCTGGACCCCAGCGGCGGGCAGAAGATCGAGGCGATCCGGACGCTGCGCAAGTTCCCCGCGTTCAAGGACCAGATCGGCCTCGACACCGAGGACGACCTCCGCGAGAAGATCTTCGAGCAGGTGCAGGAGGGCGACGCCTGCCCCGACCTCGACTACGCCGACGACATCGAGCCGTGGCTGGGCGACCGCGCGGCGGTCGCCGCCGTCGACACCGGCCAGGAGCAGCCGGTCCCCGTCTTCGTGGTGCAGGTCAAGGACGCCGACCAGGCCGACGCCGGCCTGAAGAAGATCCAGGCCTGCGCCGGCGGCGGCGACGACAGCGTGGGCGGTTCCTCGGACTCCGCGGGCACCGGTACCGGCGGCTGGGCCATCGAGGGTGACTGGGCCGTGGTCGCCGAGACCGAGGAGATCGCGCAGGGCGTCGCCGACGACGCGGCCGACGCCTCCCTCGCCGACGACGAGGACTACCGGAAGTGGACCGACGAGGTCGGCGACGCCGGCATCGTCAACATGTACGCCGCCCCCGCGGCGGGCGCGTTCCTCGCCGAGAACCTCGGTGGCTTGGGCATGCTCACCGGCGCCTCCTCCATGTCGTCGTGCGCGGCCTCGGCCGACGGCGAGACGGCCTGCGACGACACCGGCTCCTCCACCGCCGCGCCCAGCCAGGTGACCGACGCGCTCAAGGACTTCAAGGGCGCGGCAGCCACCATCCGGTTCGCCGACGGCGCGCTCGAGCTCGAGGTGGCCGGCGACCCCGGCTTCCAGCAGACCGGCCTCTACGCCAGCGACCAGGGCGACGACGTCCTGGCCACGCTGCCGGAGGACACCGCGGCGGCCCTGGGCGTCGGGCTCCAGGACGGCTGGTTCGGCGAGGCGCTGGACCAGGTCGCCTCCTACTCCGGGGGCGAGACCAGTGCCGACGAGCTGCTCGCCCAGCTCTCGGAGCAGTCGGGGCTCGACCTGCCCGACGACGCCGAGACCCTGGCGGGGGAGTCGTTCGCGGTCGGGATCAGCAGCGACTTCGACCCCGAGGCGTTCGCCAACGGCAGCGGGCTCTCCGAGCTGCCGATCGCCGCGAAGGTCAAGGGTGACCCGGCCGCCATCGACGACGTCCTCGACAAGGTGCGGCCGCAGCTGGGCGCCGACGAGCAGGGCACGCTCGACCTCGACGCGGACGGTGACGTCGCGGCCATCGGCCCGAACGCCGACTACCGCGCCAAGGTCCTCGCGGACGGCGGGCTCGGGGACTCCGAGGTCTTCCAGGACGTCGTGCCGGACGCCGACCGGGCCAGCGCCATCCTCTTCGTCAACTTCGACGCCGGGGACGGCTGGCTGGTCAACCTGGTCGGCGACGACCAGGAGGTGGCCGACAACCTCGAGCCGCTCTCCGGCTTCGGCATCAGCTCGTGGCTCGAGGACGACGCCGCCCACGCCCTGGTGCGGATCACGACGAACTGA
- the lspA gene encoding signal peptidase II, translated as MFAVVALTAYAVDVGTKLLAVDRLTGRPDVSVVGDLLVLHLTRNPGAAFSTGTEYTVALTCVAIAAVFVVLWLSRRVGSPLWAVALGLLLAGVSGNLTDRLFRTPGVLRGHVIDFLMLPNWPVFNVADMCINVAAGLILVQAFRGVRIDGARHRDDEAGATATTDEPTATTDEGSAS; from the coding sequence TTGTTCGCAGTCGTCGCCCTGACGGCGTACGCCGTCGACGTCGGCACCAAGCTGCTCGCCGTCGACCGGCTCACCGGTCGCCCGGACGTCTCCGTCGTCGGTGACCTGCTGGTCCTGCACCTCACCCGCAACCCGGGGGCGGCGTTCAGCACCGGCACCGAGTACACCGTCGCCCTCACCTGCGTCGCCATCGCCGCCGTCTTCGTCGTGCTGTGGCTCAGCCGCCGGGTCGGCAGCCCGCTGTGGGCGGTGGCCCTCGGCCTCCTGCTCGCCGGCGTCTCCGGCAACCTGACCGACCGGCTGTTCCGCACGCCGGGCGTGCTCCGCGGCCACGTCATCGACTTCCTCATGCTCCCGAACTGGCCGGTCTTCAACGTCGCCGACATGTGCATCAACGTCGCGGCCGGGCTGATCCTCGTGCAGGCCTTCCGGGGCGTCCGGATCGACGGCGCGCGGCACCGCGACGACGAGGCCGGCGCGACCGCGACGACCGACGAGCCCACCGCGACCACGGACGAGGGGAGCGCGTCGTGA